The window TGAAATCCCATTTACCATCATTCTCAAATACATAGCCATGTAAAAGATCTTTTGCATGAGGCAAATATTTATCATTTTCTATGGAAAAAGTAGTCTCTGTTTTCGTCATTAACTGATGATCATACAGATTTTCCCCATGTTCTTCCATAAAATGCAGAGGGATATAGCTATATTCTTTCCTTAGAAATCGGGTTCCGGTTATTTTACGGTACACACCTCCCAAGGTAAGGACATTCAGGAAACTATTATTGATTTCGATCTGATCATCATCAAACCAAGACTCATCAATCAGTTGTTGTCTCCGTTTATTGAGGAACCATACGGGTTTGTGATTGGAAGTTTCTATTTCATCCACTTTCTCTGTTCCGTTCTCATAAGCACCACCAATATCGCAGTGTACTCCGGGAAATTCTTTTTCAATACTTCCCGGAAACTTCGTTAATGAAAAATTTTCCCGGTGCTCATTGGCTGCAGTAAAATGAACAGCCTTAAAGTAAGGTCCCGGATTTTTGAGCTGTAACTGCTCTACATCATCTCCAAAATTGTATTTAGGTCCTAAAGCAGAATGCTTCATTCCTTCCCATCCTATACGTCTGAGCCCTCCCATATCACCAAATTCTTCATAAGAAGATACCGTATCATACACCCCGATAAAACGAACATCAAGATCTAAGTCTTCAAGTTGCTGCTCAGATAAAACTTTTTTACTTAAAAGATAATATCCCAGAAAACCAAATTTTGGAAGTTTACCATCTTTGATATATTTCGGATCTACTTCAATATTATCTTTATCTATCCAGATATCTCCATATTCAGGAATCGCTGCCGGACCATAAGGAGAATTAACCTGAGTATATCCTATGATCTTTCTAGATTTTTTGATCTCAACATCTTTGGGTCTTTTATTTCCATTGATTTCATAAGCAAAATTTCTTGCTGCAGCAGCTCCACGACTAAACCCAAAAGTATCAATGGTAATTTTCATTAATTTTACTTTACCATTTGTCTCAGCAATAAGTTTTTTAATGCGTTCAGCGGTCATTTCACACCCTTTCCTCACTTTCCCCCGCACTCCGGTTTTACCGGACCCATATTGAAATCCATCATCTACATCCCTGTTATTATCCAGTGTTCCA of the Chryseobacterium capnotolerans genome contains:
- a CDS encoding phospholipase effector Tle1 domain-containing protein, translating into MGKTFVYNTGNPKTPLDELYLEFGVFFDGTLNNLKNSELRMEYRDGKNKMNSTDTDDQIKEKEKAIKETRILQEKEYERLQKKKMLDDNSEYHQYLKSSHQGWLDKKGVDNSFSNDYTNVARMYKCCQQTTYGVYVEGIGTLDNNRDVDDGFQYGSGKTGVRGKVRKGCEMTAERIKKLIAETNGKVKLMKITIDTFGFSRGAAAARNFAYEINGNKRPKDVEIKKSRKIIGYTQVNSPYGPAAIPEYGDIWIDKDNIEVDPKYIKDGKLPKFGFLGYYLLSKKVLSEQQLEDLDLDVRFIGVYDTVSSYEEFGDMGGLRRIGWEGMKHSALGPKYNFGDDVEQLQLKNPGPYFKAVHFTAANEHRENFSLTKFPGSIEKEFPGVHCDIGGAYENGTEKVDEIETSNHKPVWFLNKRRQQLIDESWFDDDQIEINNSFLNVLTLGGVYRKITGTRFLRKEYSYIPLHFMEEHGENLYDHQLMTKTETTFSIENDKYLPHAKDLLHGYVFENDGKWDFKSDEQVEKEKQEKALQRLLHPEPVQEPDSQEPPEEKLDENGNKMKTTTLEEVTVTAYHPQTLLRIMRKQYLHWSANRDWMGMDPNNDYQRRIY